A stretch of the Lactuca sativa cultivar Salinas chromosome 9, Lsat_Salinas_v11, whole genome shotgun sequence genome encodes the following:
- the LOC111882624 gene encoding gibberellin 2-beta-dioxygenase 2, whose product MVLSSPSPLRTKKTQAIGIPIIDLSLDTTTLSHRIITACQDYGFFKVVNHGVPIEIISKMEEVANGFFFKPASEKLKAKSNPPSPFGYGCRSIGFNGDVGELEYLLLQANPDQLLLHSDTFNVVSDQPTDFSCAVEDYIHVVKGLTCGLLEILALGLSLTDTNIFSRFIEDVDSDSCFRINHYPGVKTTHESNYKASQSHQRIGFGEHSDPQIFTILRSNDVPGLQISTVDGLWIPVNVEPTDFCVFVGDALEVLTNGRLKSVRHRVMANMSSRSRLSMMYFAAPAMNEWIFPIPQIISPGEQRLYKSFTWNEYKKAAYSLRLGDQRIDHFKCHSGL is encoded by the exons ATGGTTCTCTCTTCCCCTTCcccattaagaaccaaaaagacCCAAGCCATTGGCATCCCAATCATCGATCTCTCCCTGGACACCACCACCTTATCTCACCGCATCATCACAGCCTGTCAAGACTACGGTTTCTTCAAGGTCGTTAACCATGGAGTCCCCATTGAAATCATCTCCAAAATGGAGGAAGTTGCTAATGGTTTCTTCTTCAAGCCTGCCTCTGAAAAACTCAAAGCCAAATCCAATCCACCTAGCCCTTTCGGGTATGGTTGCCGCAGCATCGGTTTCAATGGAGATGTGGGTGAACTTGAATACCTTCTACTTCAAGCCAACCCTGATCAGCTTCTCCTTCACTCCGATACCTTCAATGTCGTCTCAGACCAACCAACAGATTTCAG TTGTGCGGTGGAGGATTACATCCACGTAGTGAAAGGGTTGACATGTGGGTTGTTGGAAATATTGGCACTTGGGCTTTCGTTAACTGACACAAACATCTTTAGTCGTTTTATTGAAGATGTTGATAGTGATTCATGTTTCCGTATCAATCATTATCCTGGGGTTAAAACTACTCATGAATCCAATTATAAAGCCTCTCAATCACATCAACGAATTGGGTTTGGAGAGCATTCCGACCCTCAGATTTTTACCATTTTGAGGTCAAACGACGTTCCTGGCCTCCAAATTTCTACCGTTGACGGTCTTTGGATACCAGTTAATGTCGAACCCACCGATTTTTGCGTCTTTGTTGGAGATGCATTAGAG GTTTTGACGAATGGAAGATTAAAAAGCGTAAGGCATAGAGTAATGGCGAATATGTCGAGCAGGTCGAGATTGTCGATGATGTATTTTGCAGCACCAGCTATGAACGAATGGATATTTCCGATCCCACAAATCATCTCACCGGGAGAACAAAGACTTTACAAATCGTTTACGTGGAACGAGTACAAAAAAGCTGCATATTCTCTACGTTTAGGGGACCAAAGAATCGATCATTTTAAGTGTCATTCgggtttatga
- the LOC128128763 gene encoding ATP synthase protein MI25-like, translated as MRLSSTNMQARKMLFAAILSICASSSKKISIYNEEMIVARCFIGFIIFSRKSLGKTFKETLDGRIQAIQEESQQFLNPNEVVPPESNEQQRLLRISLRICGTVVESLPMARSAPKYEKTVQALLCRNLNVKSATLPNATSSRRIRLQDDLVTGFHFSVSERFVPGSTLKASIVELIREGLVVLRMVRVGAE; from the coding sequence ATGAGATTGAGTTCCACGAATATGCAGGCTAGAAAGATGCTATTTGCTGCTATTCTATCTATTTGTGCATCAAGTTCGAAGAAGATCTCAATCTATAATGAAGAAATGATAGTAGCTCGTTGTTTTATAGGCTTTATCATATTCAGTCGGAAGAGTTTAGGTAAGACTTTCAAAGAGACTCTCGACGGGAGAATCCAGGCTATTCAGGAAGAATCACAGCAATTCCTCAATCCTAACGAAGTAGTTCCTCCGGAATCCAATGAACAACAACGATTACTTAGGATCAGCTTGCGAATTTGTGGCACCGTAGTAGAATCATTACCAATGGCACGCAGTGCGCCTAAGTACGAAAAGACAGTGCAAGCTTTGTTATGCCGAAACCTAAATGTTAAGTCAGCAACACTTCCAAATGCCACTTCTTCCCGTCGCATCCGTCTTCAGGACGATCTAGTCACAGGTTTTCACTTCTCAGTGAGTGAAAGATTTGTCCCCGGGTCTACGTTGAAAGCTTCTATAGTAGAACTCATTCGGGAGGGCTTGGTGGTCTTAAGAATGGTTCGGGTGGGGGCTGAATAA